In the genome of Streptomyces sp. V2I9, one region contains:
- a CDS encoding ATP-binding cassette domain-containing protein — MPGAIHAEGLVKTFGDVRALDGVDLDVPEGTVLGLLGPNGAGKTTAVRVLTTLLRPDSGTAVVAGIDVLRKPNEVRRSIGLSGQFAAVDEYLTGRENLQMVGQLYQLGARDAKARAGVLLDRFNLGDAADRTAKTYSGGMRRRLDLAAALVVSPPVMFMDEPTTGLDPRNRQQLWDVIEDLVAGGTTLLLTTQYLEEADRLAHDICVIDHGRVIARGTSDELKARTGGERVEVVVHRPDEIERARSVLTALGKGEVTVAQLSRKLTAPVSGGAKLLAEIIRDLDARGVEIDDIALRRPTLDDVFLSLTGHAAEARENGDEEPGGAETERPRGARSGRGKEESR, encoded by the coding sequence ATGCCAGGTGCGATCCACGCCGAAGGTCTGGTGAAGACCTTCGGCGACGTACGAGCCCTGGACGGCGTCGATCTCGACGTCCCCGAAGGCACCGTCCTCGGGCTGCTCGGACCCAACGGCGCGGGCAAGACCACCGCCGTAAGGGTGCTGACCACGCTGCTGCGCCCGGACAGCGGCACGGCCGTCGTGGCCGGGATCGACGTCCTGCGCAAGCCCAACGAGGTGCGCCGCTCGATCGGGCTCTCCGGCCAGTTCGCGGCGGTCGACGAGTATCTGACCGGCCGCGAGAACCTCCAGATGGTCGGGCAGCTCTACCAGCTCGGCGCGCGGGACGCCAAGGCCCGCGCGGGCGTCCTGCTGGACCGGTTCAACCTCGGCGACGCCGCCGACCGCACCGCCAAGACGTACTCCGGCGGGATGCGCCGCCGCCTGGACCTCGCGGCGGCGCTCGTCGTGTCGCCGCCCGTGATGTTCATGGACGAGCCGACGACCGGGCTCGACCCGCGCAACCGGCAGCAGCTCTGGGACGTGATCGAGGACCTGGTGGCGGGCGGTACGACCCTGCTGCTGACCACGCAGTACCTGGAGGAGGCCGACCGCCTCGCCCACGACATCTGCGTCATCGACCACGGCCGGGTCATCGCCCGCGGCACCTCCGACGAGCTGAAGGCCCGCACCGGCGGCGAGCGCGTCGAGGTCGTCGTGCACCGCCCGGACGAGATCGAGCGCGCCCGCTCCGTGCTGACCGCCCTCGGCAAGGGCGAGGTCACCGTCGCCCAGCTCTCCCGCAAGCTGACCGCCCCGGTCAGCGGCGGGGCCAAGCTGCTGGCCGAGATCATCCGCGACCTCGACGCCCGGGGCGTCGAGATCGACGACATCGCCCTGCGCAGGCCCACCCTCGACGACGTCTTCCTCTCCCTCACCGGCCACGCCGCCGAGGCCCGGGAGAACGGGGACGAGGAGCCCGGCGGAGCCGAAACGGAACGTCCCCGAGGAGCCCGCAGCGGCCGGGGCAAGGAGGAGAGCCGGTGA
- a CDS encoding ABC transporter permease, giving the protein MSAISKDAPTLVPRPSGGITQSVKDSLVVAKRNLIRMTRIPEMVIFGLVQPIMFVVLFTYVFGGSISIGGSTDPQLYKEFLMAGIFAQTVTFATAGAGAGIADDMHKGLIDRFRSLPMARGAVLTGRTLADLVQTTLTLVVLAGVALLVGWRTHENIGKVLCGFLLLLLLGYAFSWIGALIGLSVRTPEAATSGGLIWLFPLTFISNAFVPVTGMPAFLQHVAEWNPFSATVAGARELFGNTMPGVPKSVTGAWPMEHPILASVLWSVLIIVVFRTLAVRKYRSAAA; this is encoded by the coding sequence GTGAGCGCGATCTCCAAGGACGCCCCCACGCTGGTCCCACGCCCCTCCGGGGGTATCACACAGTCGGTGAAGGACTCCCTGGTCGTCGCCAAGCGGAACCTGATTCGGATGACCCGGATTCCGGAGATGGTGATCTTCGGGCTGGTCCAGCCGATCATGTTCGTGGTGCTGTTCACCTACGTCTTCGGCGGCTCCATCTCCATCGGCGGCTCCACCGACCCGCAGCTGTACAAGGAGTTCCTGATGGCGGGCATCTTCGCCCAGACCGTCACCTTCGCCACGGCGGGCGCCGGCGCGGGCATCGCCGACGACATGCACAAGGGGCTCATCGACCGCTTCCGGTCGCTGCCCATGGCCCGCGGCGCGGTCCTCACCGGACGGACGCTCGCCGACCTCGTCCAGACCACGCTGACCCTCGTCGTCCTCGCGGGGGTCGCCCTCCTCGTCGGCTGGCGCACCCACGAGAACATCGGCAAGGTGCTCTGCGGCTTCCTGCTGCTGCTTCTCCTCGGTTACGCCTTCTCCTGGATCGGGGCGTTGATCGGCCTGTCCGTCCGCACCCCGGAGGCGGCGACCTCCGGCGGTCTGATCTGGCTGTTCCCGCTGACGTTCATCTCGAACGCCTTCGTCCCGGTCACCGGCATGCCCGCCTTCCTCCAGCACGTCGCCGAGTGGAACCCGTTCAGCGCCACGGTGGCGGGGGCCCGCGAGCTGTTCGGGAACACGATGCCCGGCGTGCCGAAGTCCGTGACCGGGGCCTGGCCGATGGAGCACCCGATCCTCGCCTCGGTGCTCTGGTCCGTGCTGATCATCGTGGTCTTCCGAACTCTGGCCGTACGCAAGTACCGCTCGGCCGCCGCCTGA
- the greA gene encoding transcription elongation factor GreA — MTQTSENVTWLTQEAYNQLKAELEYLSGPARTEIAVKIAAAREEGDLRENGGYHAAKEEQGKMELRVRQLTQLLEHAKVGEAPADDGVVEPGMVVTIAFDGDEDDTLTFLLASREYASADIETYSPQSPLGLGVNGKRTGDDADYELPNGKTATVKILAAKPYTG, encoded by the coding sequence GTGACCCAGACCAGCGAAAACGTCACCTGGCTCACGCAGGAGGCGTACAACCAGCTCAAGGCCGAGCTGGAGTACCTGTCTGGTCCCGCGCGCACGGAGATCGCCGTCAAGATCGCGGCGGCCCGTGAGGAGGGTGACCTCCGGGAGAACGGCGGGTACCACGCGGCCAAGGAGGAGCAGGGCAAGATGGAGCTGCGGGTGCGCCAGCTGACCCAGCTCCTGGAGCACGCGAAGGTCGGCGAGGCGCCGGCCGACGACGGCGTGGTCGAGCCCGGCATGGTTGTCACCATCGCCTTCGACGGCGACGAGGACGACACGCTGACCTTCCTGCTCGCCTCCCGCGAGTACGCGAGCGCGGACATCGAGACGTACTCCCCGCAGTCCCCGCTCGGCCTCGGCGTGAACGGCAAGCGGACGGGCGACGACGCGGACTACGAGCTGCCGAACGGCAAGACCGCCACGGTGAAGATCCTGGCGGCCAAGCCCTACACCGGCTGA
- a CDS encoding DUF4307 domain-containing protein produces the protein MTTVRQAAPEGRYGRTEDQRADRKLKIVGSVLGVALLGVIGWIGYDYVGGQGISAEMIKFKVVSDTRADVHLEVRKDRGGHGYCVVRALSEDGAEVGRKEVRFDRAEDRIDEVVTVVTRSRATAVEPMGCTADDGPKG, from the coding sequence ATGACGACGGTTCGCCAGGCCGCGCCCGAGGGGCGCTACGGCCGGACCGAGGATCAGCGTGCGGACCGCAAGCTGAAGATCGTCGGATCGGTCCTGGGCGTCGCCCTGCTCGGCGTGATCGGGTGGATCGGCTACGACTACGTGGGCGGCCAGGGCATCAGCGCCGAGATGATCAAGTTCAAGGTCGTCTCCGACACCCGCGCCGATGTCCATCTGGAGGTCCGCAAGGACCGGGGCGGGCATGGCTACTGCGTGGTGCGGGCGCTCAGCGAGGACGGCGCCGAGGTGGGACGCAAGGAGGTCCGGTTCGACCGGGCCGAGGACCGGATCGACGAGGTCGTGACCGTGGTGACCCGGTCGCGGGCGACGGCGGTCGAGCCGATGGGCTGCACCGCCGACGACGGCCCGAAGGGCTGA
- the mca gene encoding mycothiol conjugate amidase Mca, which produces MTEQLRLMAVHAHPDDESSKGAATMAKYVSEGVDVLVVTCTGGERGSILNPKLQGDAYIEKNIHEVRKKEMDEAREILGVQQEWLGFVDSGLPEGDPLPPLPEGCFALEDPEHAAGRLVAKIRAFRPQVITTYDENGGYPHPDHIMTHTISMIAFDGAADAERFPEDEFGPVWTPQKLYYNQGFNRPRTVALHEALLARGLESPYGEWLERWKEFERVERTLTTYVPCDDFFEIRDKALIAHATQIDPEGGWFRVPMEVQREVWPTEEYELAKSLVDTSLPESDLFAGIRDNA; this is translated from the coding sequence TTGACTGAGCAGCTGCGACTGATGGCCGTTCACGCCCACCCCGACGACGAGTCGAGCAAGGGCGCGGCCACCATGGCCAAGTACGTGTCCGAGGGGGTGGACGTGCTGGTCGTGACCTGCACGGGGGGCGAGCGCGGCTCCATCCTCAACCCGAAGCTCCAGGGCGACGCGTACATCGAGAAGAACATCCACGAGGTGCGCAAGAAGGAGATGGACGAGGCCCGCGAGATCCTGGGCGTCCAGCAGGAGTGGCTCGGCTTCGTCGACTCGGGGCTGCCCGAGGGCGACCCGCTGCCGCCGCTGCCCGAGGGCTGCTTCGCCCTGGAGGACCCGGAGCACGCCGCGGGGCGCCTGGTGGCGAAGATCCGCGCGTTCCGGCCGCAGGTCATCACCACGTACGACGAGAACGGCGGCTACCCGCACCCCGACCACATCATGACGCACACGATCTCGATGATCGCGTTCGACGGTGCGGCCGACGCGGAGCGGTTCCCCGAGGACGAGTTCGGCCCGGTCTGGACGCCGCAGAAGCTGTACTACAACCAGGGCTTCAACCGTCCGCGCACCGTCGCCCTGCACGAGGCGCTCCTCGCCCGCGGTCTGGAGTCCCCGTACGGGGAGTGGCTGGAGCGGTGGAAGGAGTTCGAGCGCGTCGAACGCACCCTGACCACGTACGTCCCCTGCGACGACTTCTTCGAGATCCGCGACAAGGCGCTGATCGCGCACGCCACGCAGATCGACCCCGAGGGCGGCTGGTTCCGGGTTCCGATGGAGGTCCAGCGGGAGGTCTGGCCGACCGAGGAGTACGAGCTGGCGAAGTCTCTGGTCGATACCTCCCTCCCCGAGAGCGACCTCTTCGCGGGCATCCGCGACAATGCCTGA